The following coding sequences are from one Panicum hallii strain FIL2 chromosome 5, PHallii_v3.1, whole genome shotgun sequence window:
- the LOC112894413 gene encoding glutamate synthase 1 [NADH], chloroplastic isoform X4, with amino-acid sequence MKFCATDAFFLVVLVLHSDVLFSSKLQKYVYNTIPKSHTFKQVHSRFSTNTFPSWDRAQPMRVLGHNGEINTLKGNKNWMTAREGLLEAEKLGLSKEQLAILLPIVDATSSDSGAFDNVLELLVRGGRSMPEAVMMMIPEAWQNDANMEPEKKALYEFLSALMEPWDGPALISFTDGRYLGATLDRNGLRPGRFYVTHSGRVIMGSEVGVVDVPPEDVLRKGRLNPGMMLLVDFENHTVVDDEALKSQYSKAHPYGEWLKRQKLYLKDIVESVPEADRVPPSISSSSPNMEQQKNVTKEHVGVNGIMTPLKAFGYTVEALEMLLLPMAKDGVEALGSMGNDTPLAVMSNREKLTFEYFKQMFAQVTNPPIDPIREKIVTSMECMIGPEGDLLETTEKQCNRLALKGPLVSIDEMEAMKKMNYRGWRSKVLDITYPKKSGRKGLEETLDRICAEAREAIRQGYTILVLSDRGFSSDRVAASSLLAVGAVHQHLIANLERTRIGLLIESAEPREVHHFCTLVGFGADAICPYLAIEAIWCLQNDGKIPPNGDGQSYSKEELVKKYFYASNYGMMKVLAKMGISTLASYKGAQIFEALGLSSEVIDKCFEGTPSRIEGATFEMLARDALRLHELAFPSRTPPPGSADAKALPNPGDYHWRKNGEVHLNDPLAIGKLQEAARVNSRAAYKEYSKRIQELNKTCNLRGMLKFKDITEKISLDEVEPASEIVKRFCTGAMSYGSISLEAHTALAMAMNKLGGKSNTGEGGEQPSRMEPLPDGSMNPKRSAIKQVASGRFGVSSYYLTNADELQIKMAQGAKPGEGGELPGHKVIGDIAVTRHSTAGVGLISPPPHHDIYSIEDLAQLIHDLKNSNPGARISVKLVSEAGVGVVASGVVKGHADHVLISGHDGGTGASRWTGIKNAGLPWELGLAETHQTLVANGLRGRAVLQTDGQLKTGRDVAVACLLGAEEFGFSTAPLITLGCIMMRKCHMNTCPVGIATQDPVLRAKFAGEPEHVINFFFMLAEELREIMANLGFRTITEMVGRSDMLEVDREVVKSNEKLENIDLSLILKSAAEIRPGAAQYCVEKQDHGLDMALDNKLIDLSRTAIEKQVRVFIETPIQNTNRAVGTMLSHEVTKRYHMNGLPAGTIHVKFTGSAGQSFGAFLCPGITLELEGDSNDYVGKGLSGGKIVVYPPRNSSFSPEDNIVIGNVALYGATKGEAYFNGMAAERFCVRNSGAQAVVEGIGDHGCEYMTGGTVVILGKTGRNFAAGMSGGIAYIYDVDGKFSSRCNNELVDLYPVEEEDDIITLKMMIEQHRRNTESVLARDILSDFNNLLPKFLKVYPRDYKRVLENMKVEKAAARPAKDPKMTNGISVTTKKVQPDQSASRPTRVANAKKYRGFISYERESISYRDPKERVKDWKEVAIESTPGPLLNTQSARCMDCGTPFCHQESSGAGCPLGNKIPEFNELVHQNRWREALDRLLETNNFPEFTGRVCPAPCEGSCVLGIIENPVSIKSIECAIIDKGFEEGWMVPRPPLQRTGKKVAIVGSGPSGLAAADQLNKMGHFVTVFERADRIGGLMMYGVPNMKTDKIGIVQRRVNLMAEEGVTFVVNANVGSDPLYSIERLRSENDAVILACGATKPRDLTIPGRELSGVHFAMEFLHANTKSLLDSNLEDGNYISAKGKKVVVIGGGDTGTDCIGTSIRHGCSSLVNLELLSKPPSKRAADNPWPQWPRIFRVDYGHQEAATKFGKDPRTYEVMTKRFIGDENGKVKALEVVRVKWEKVDGRFQLKEIEGSEEIIEADLILLAMGFLGPEATIADKLGLEKDNRSNFKAQFGDFATSVDGVFAAGDCRRGQSLVVWAITEGRQAAAAVDKYLTANDQNAAGDITPSGAGLVQPVAA; translated from the exons ATGAAATTCTGTGCAACTGACGCTTTCTTTTTGGTAGTGTTAGTGCTTCATTCTGATGTTCTATTCAGCTCAAAGCTGCAAAAATATGTCTATAATACGATTCCTAAAAGCCATACATTCAAACAGGTTCACTCAAGGTTCTCCACGAACACCTTTCCCAGCTGGGACCGTGCACAGCCAATGCGTGTTTTAGGCCATAATGGAGAAATCAATACCCTTAAAGGAAACAAGAATTG GATGACAGCACGTGAGGGTCTCTTAGAGGCTGAGAAGCTTGGCTTATCAAAGGAGCAGCTGGCGATACTTCTACCAATTGTGGATGCTACCTCTTCAGACTCAG GTGCATTTGATAACGTTCTTGAGCTTCTTGTCCGAGGTGGGCGAAGCATGCCAGAAGCTGTGATGATGATGATCCCCGAGGCATGGCAGAATGATGCAAATATGGAACCTGAAAAGAAAGCTCTATATGAATTCCTGTCAGCACTTATGGAGCCTTGGGATGGACCTGCTCTAATATCTT TTACTGATGGCCGCTACCTTGGAGCTACCCTGGACCGCAATGGTTTGAGGCCCGGTCGATTTTATGTGACCCACAGTGGACGTGTGATCATGGGAAGTGAAGTTGGTGTTGTTGATGTTCCTCCTGAAGATGTGCTGAGAAAGGGCAGGCTAAACCCTGGAATGATGCTATTGGTTGATTTTGAGAATCACACTGTAGTGGATGATGAAGCTCTGAAATCACAATACTCTAAAGCTCATCCATATGGTGAATGGCTCAAGAGACAAAAGCTATACCTTAAAGATATTGTAGAATCTGTGCCCGAAGCAGATAGAGTTCCTCCAAGCATTTCTAGCTCTTCTCCA AATATGGAGCAGCAgaagaatgtgaccaaggagcATGTTGGTGTCAATGGAATTATGACCCCATTGAAGGCCTTCGG GTACACGGTAGAAGCCCTGGAAATGTTGCTGCTGCCAATGGCTAAGGATGGAGTGGAAGCTCTTGGCTCCATGGGAAACGATACACCACTTGCAGTGATGTCAAACAGGGAGAAGCTGACTTTTGAGTACTTCAAGCAGATGTTTGCACAAGTTACAAACCCACCAATTGACCCTATTAGAGAGAAAATCGTAACATCTATGGAGTGTATGATTGGCCCAGAAGGTGACTTGCTGGAAACAACCGAAAAACAATGCAACCGCCTTGCCCTTAAAGGTCCTTTGGTTTCTATTGACGAAATGGAAGCTATGAAAAAGATGAATTACCGTGGTTGGCGAAGCAAGGTGCTTGACATAACTTATCCGAAGAAGTCTGGAAGGAAGGGCCTTGAAGAAACTTTGGACAGAATTTGCGCTGAAGCTCGTGAAGCCATACGCCAAGGCTACACTATTTTGGTTCTCTCAGATAGAG GATTTTCCTCAGACCGTGTTGCTGCCAGTTCTCTCTTAGCAGTTGGAGCAGTACATCAGCACCTTATTGCAAATCTCGAGAGAACACGTATAGGATTGCTGATTGAGTCAGCTGAACCTCGTGAAGTGCACCATTTCTGCACCCTGGTTGGATTTGGCGCTGATGCTATATGCCCGTATTTGGCTATTGAAGCAATTTGGTGCTTGCAGAATGATGGGAAGATTCCTCCTAATGGAGATGGGCAATCCTACTCAAAGGAAGAGCTGGTGAAGAAGTATTTCTATGCTTCTAACTATGGAATGATGAAAGTTCTTGCAAAGATGGGAATATCCACCCTTGCATCCTACAAAGGTGCTCAGATTTTTGAAGCTCTTGGTCTTTCTTCCGAAGTGATTGACAAGTGTTTTGAAGGTACACCTAGCAGAATTGAGGGTGCAACATTTGAAATGCTTGCACGGGATGCTCTCCGTCTTCATGAGTTAGCTTTCCCATCAAGAACCCCTCCACCTGGCAGTGCAGACGCAAAGGCCCTTCCCAACCCAGGGGACTACCACTGGAGGAAAAATGGTGAAGTCCACCTCAACGACCCACTTGCAATTGGTAAATTACAAGAAGCAGCTAGAGTCAACAGCCGGGCAGCATACAAAGAATACTCAAAGCGAATTCAGGAGCTCAACAAGACCTGCAATCTACGTGGCATGCTGAAATTTAAAGATATCACTGAAAAGATATCTTTGGATGAGGTTGAACCTGCAAGTGAAATAGTGAAACGTTTTTGTACTGGAGCAATGAGTTATGGGTCTATTTCATTGGAAGCACATACTGCCCTTGCTATGGCAATGAACAAACTTGGAGGCAAATCAAATACAG GTGAGGGAGGGGAACAGCCGTCTCGTATGGAACCACTTCCTGATGGTTCAATGAACCCAAAACGAAGTGCAATCAAGCAAGTTGCTAGTGGACGGTTCGGAGTTTCCAGCTATTACCTGACTAATGCAGATGAGCTGCAGATAAAAATGGCTCAG GGTGCTAAGCCTGGTGAAGGTGGTGAGCTTCCAGGTCACAAGGTTATTGGTGACATTGCTGTCACAAGACATTCTACAGCTGGTGTAGGACTCATTAGCCCTCCTCCTCATCATGATATATATTCAATTGAGGATCTTGCACAGCTTATACATGATCTTAAG AATTCAAACCCTGGAGCCCGTATCAGTGTGAAACTAGTCTCGGAGGCTGGAGTTGGAGTTGTTGCTAGTGGTGTTGTAAAAGGGCATGCAGATCATGTTCTTATTTCTGGACATGATGGAGGCACGGGAGCTTCAAGATGGACAGGTATCAAGAATGCTGGACTTCCATGGGAACTTGGATTGGCTGAGACACATCAAACTCTGGTAGCAAATGGGCTTCGCGGTCGTGCTGTTctgcaaacagatggacagTTAAAGACTGGTAGAGATGTTGCtgttgcttgcttgcttggtGCAGAGGAATTTGGTTTCAGCACTGCCCCACTGATCACACTTGGCTGTATTATGATGCGAAAATGCCACATGAACACTTGTCCTGTTGGTATAGCTACTCAAGACCCAGTGCTTCGAGCAAAGTTTGCTGGAGAACCAGAACATGTCATTAACTTTTTCTTCATGCTTGCCGAAGAGCTAAGAGAAATCATGGCAAACCTTGGGTTCCGCACCATCACTGAAATGGTTGGACGCTCTGATATGCTTGAAGTTGATCGAGAAGTGGTGAAGAGCAATGAGAAACTTGAGAACATTGATCTCTCACTGATCTTGAAGTCAGCTGCAGAGATTCGTCCAGGTGCTGCTCAGTACTGTGTTGAGAAGCAAGATCATGGCCTTGACATGGCATTGGATAACAAACTAATAGATTTGTCAAGAACTGCTATTGAAAAGCAAGTTCGTGTTTTCATTGAGACTCCAATCCAGAACACGAATCGAGCAGTTGGAACTATGCTCAGTCATGAAGTCACTAAACGTTATCATATGAATGGATTGCCTGCTGGTACAATTCATGTGAAGTTCActggaagtgccggtcaaagtTTTGGCGCTTTTCTCTGTCCTGGAATCACTCTTGAATTAGAAGGAGACAGCAATGATTATGTTGGTAAAGGATTGTCTGGTGGAAAAATTGTTGTGTACCCGCCAAGGAACAGTTCATTTAGCCCAGAGGACAATATTGTCATTGGTAATGTAGCTCTATATGGTGCTACCAAGGGAGAGGCGTATTTCAATGGTATGGCAGCAGAAAGGTTTTGTGTTCGAAACTCAGGTGCTCAAGCAGTGGTTGAAGGAATTGGGGATCATGGATGCGAGTACATGACTGGAGGTACTGTGGTTATCCTTGGAAAAACAGGACGGAACTTTGCTGCTGGGATGAGTGGAGGAATTGCTTATATTTATGATGTTGATGGGAAATTCAGTTCTCGCTGCAACAATGAGTTAGTTGATCTATATCCTGTGGAGGAAGAGGATGACATCATCACATTGAAAATGATGATTGAACAACATCGACGCAACACTGAGAGTGTTTTAGCCAGAGACATACTCTCTGACTTTAATAATCTTCTTCCAAAATTTTTAAAAGTATATCCAAGGGATTATAAGAGGGTTTTGGAAAACATGAAAGTGGAAAAGGCTGCTGCTAGGCCCGCAAAGGATCCTAAGATGACAAATGGTATTTCTGTGACAACCAAG AAAGTACAACCTGATCAGTCAGCTAGCCGACCAACACGTGTTGCCAATGCCAAAAAGTACCGGGGTTTTATTTCATATGAGCGAGAGAGTATTTCTTACCGAGATCCAAAAGAGCGTGTTAAAGATTGGAAGGAAGTTGCGATTGAGTCAACACCTGGCCCACTATTAAACACGCAATCTGCTCGCTGTATGGATTGTGGAACTCCTTTCTGTCATCAG GAAAGCTCAGGTGCTGGCTGTCCGCTTGGAAATAAGATCCCAGAGTTCAATGAATTAGTACACCAGAATAGATGGCGTGAAGCATTGGATCGATTACTAGAGACGAACAATTTCCCAGAATTTACTGGACGAGTTTGCCCTGCTCCTTGTGAGGGGTCATGTGTTCTTGGGATCATTGAAAATCCAGTGTCTATCAAAAGCATAGAATGTGCAATCATTGACAAAGGTTTTGAAGAGGGATGGATGGTACCACGGCCTCCACTTCAAAGAACAGG AAAGAAGGTGGCCATTGTTGGTAGTGGACCATCTGGTTTGGCTGCCGCGGATCAACTTAACAAAATGGGCCATTTTGTAACTGTGTTTGAGCGTGCAGACCGTATCGGAGGTTTAATGATGTATGGTGTGCCAAACATGAAGACAGACAAGATCGGAATTGTTCAACGCCGTGTTAATTTAATGGCTGAAGAGGGTGTCACTTTTGTGGTGAATGCTAATGTTGGTAGTGATCCTTTATACTCAATTGAACGTCTACGTTCTGAGAATGATGCAGTTATTTTGGCTTGTGGAGCAACAAAACCAAG GGATCTCACCATTCCTGGACGTGAGCTATCAGGTGTTCATTTTGCTATGGAATTTCTCCATGCAAATACCAAAAGTTTACTTGACAGCAACCTTGAGGATGGTAATTACATATCTGCCAAGGGGAAAAAAGTGGTGGTTATTGGTGGAGGTGATACAGGCACAGATTGCATTGGTACATCTATTAGGCATGGTTGCAGCAGTCTTGTAAATCTTGAACTTCTGTCTAAACCACCAAGCAAGAGAGCTGCTGATAACCCGTGGCCTCAG TGGCCAAGAATTTTCCGTGTTGACTATGGGCATCAAGAAGCTGCTACCAAATTCGGGAAGGATCCAAGAACTTATGAAGTCATGACAAAGCGTTTCATTGGAGATGAAAATGGCAAGGTGAAGGCCCTTGAGGTAGTGCGTGTGAAGTGGGAGAAAGTAGATGGAAGATTTCAACTCAAGGAGATCGAAGGATCAGAAGAAATCATTGAGGCTGATCTTATCCTCCTAGCTATGGGATTCCTGGGTCCTGAAGCG ACTATCGCTGACAAACTGGGTCTGGAGAAGGACAACAGATCAAACTTCAAAGCTCAGTTTGGAGACTTCGCCACCAGTGTTGATGGCGTTTTCGCAGCTGGGGACTGCAGACGTGGACAATCACTGGTGGTTTGGGCCATCACGGAGGGGCGGCAGGCTGCTGCAGCGGTGGATAAGTACTTGACAGCGAACGATCAGAATGCTGCAGGCGACATCACCCCTTCTGGCGCAGGTCTCGTTCAGCCGGTTGCCGCATAA